In Salinigranum marinum, one DNA window encodes the following:
- a CDS encoding DNA topoisomerase VI subunit B: MTSIQSTLGEGDEDIAEELAKGQREISIAEFFEKNKHMLGFDSGARGLVTAVKEAVDNALDATEEAEILPDIYVEIREVDDYLRLVVEDNGPGITKEQVPKVFGKLLYGSRFHAREQSRGQQGIGISAAVLYSQLTSGKPARITSRTQGRPEAQYFELIIDTDTNEPEIKASRETSWDRSHGTRIELEMEANMRARTQLHDYIRHTAVVNPHARLELREPGLDEPMKFERATDQLPDSTEEIRPHPHGVELGTLRKMLTATESYSVSGFLQGEFTRVGKKTADKVLDNFRDRHFGRELSWTPPQAHETVDLASVIDGAVANKGASATADFAERVASTLANRERVTHHDVRAVVDTCADEVEDESGTRFGATVRENTVEAVWAAVTGTGDAEPTDDDGDDDTEPRLTTDLYTLVDDATSKRKDDATKRGIAERLARKVAALDDGRHRLTHRALVDLVDGAADDTVEYDDVTFGDTARENVTEAIWSRARTVPDDPPDVSAIVDDRDSAQALLEAMRETDILAPPTTCLSPISAELIEAGLREVFDADFYAAATRDAEVHAGDPFVVEAGIAYGGELASEGSVDLLRFANRVPLVYQQGACAITGVVKGIGWRNYGLDQPGGSGIPKGPAVVMVHVASTNVPFTSESKDAVANVPDIEDEVELAIREAARELKSYLNRRRSMQKRRKKQEVLGKILPEMADKLSEVTGRERPNIDGALARIMNNVSVERVVEGETVTLVVENHSSRAEAPEITDILSAEPGDVNGDAQVIDLDGEWFVKWSPSVPAGETAELRYTLPEDTDFDIDVDGIEREKLTVNT; the protein is encoded by the coding sequence ATGACCTCGATTCAGTCGACCCTCGGCGAGGGAGACGAGGATATCGCCGAGGAGCTGGCCAAGGGCCAGCGTGAGATCTCCATCGCCGAGTTCTTCGAGAAGAACAAACACATGCTCGGGTTCGACTCGGGTGCCAGAGGGCTCGTCACCGCCGTCAAGGAGGCGGTCGACAACGCCCTCGACGCGACCGAGGAGGCCGAGATCCTGCCCGACATCTACGTCGAGATCCGGGAGGTCGACGACTACCTCCGGCTCGTCGTCGAGGACAACGGCCCCGGGATCACGAAAGAACAGGTCCCCAAGGTGTTCGGCAAACTCCTCTACGGGTCGCGGTTTCACGCCCGCGAACAGTCCCGCGGACAGCAGGGGATCGGCATCTCCGCGGCGGTGTTGTACTCACAGCTCACCTCCGGGAAACCCGCACGCATCACGAGCCGCACGCAAGGAAGGCCCGAAGCGCAGTACTTCGAGCTGATCATCGACACGGACACGAACGAACCGGAGATCAAGGCGTCGCGGGAGACGTCGTGGGACCGCTCGCACGGGACGCGCATCGAACTGGAGATGGAGGCGAATATGCGCGCCCGGACGCAACTGCACGACTACATCAGACACACCGCCGTCGTCAACCCCCACGCCCGTCTGGAGCTGCGCGAACCCGGGCTGGACGAGCCGATGAAGTTCGAGCGTGCGACCGACCAACTCCCCGACTCCACGGAGGAGATCCGGCCGCACCCCCACGGCGTCGAACTCGGCACCCTACGGAAGATGCTCACGGCGACCGAGTCGTACTCGGTCTCGGGCTTCCTCCAAGGGGAGTTCACCAGGGTGGGCAAGAAGACCGCCGACAAGGTGCTCGACAACTTCCGCGACCGCCACTTCGGGCGTGAACTGTCGTGGACGCCTCCCCAGGCACACGAGACGGTCGACCTCGCGAGCGTGATCGACGGCGCCGTCGCGAACAAGGGCGCGTCGGCGACCGCCGACTTCGCCGAGCGGGTCGCGTCGACGCTCGCAAACCGCGAGCGGGTGACCCACCACGACGTACGCGCGGTCGTCGACACCTGTGCGGACGAGGTCGAAGACGAGTCTGGGACACGGTTCGGGGCGACAGTCCGGGAGAACACGGTTGAGGCCGTCTGGGCCGCGGTGACGGGCACCGGCGACGCGGAGCCGACCGACGACGACGGCGACGACGACACCGAGCCCCGACTGACGACCGACCTCTACACCCTCGTCGACGACGCGACGTCGAAGCGGAAAGACGACGCGACGAAGCGCGGCATCGCGGAGCGACTGGCGCGGAAGGTCGCGGCGCTCGACGACGGTCGCCACCGGCTCACCCACCGGGCGCTCGTCGATCTCGTCGACGGCGCGGCCGACGACACCGTCGAGTACGACGACGTCACCTTCGGCGACACGGCCCGAGAGAACGTCACGGAGGCGATCTGGAGCCGCGCCCGGACGGTCCCCGACGACCCCCCAGACGTGAGTGCGATCGTCGACGACCGCGACAGCGCACAGGCGCTCTTGGAGGCGATGCGCGAGACGGACATCCTCGCGCCGCCGACGACGTGTCTCTCGCCGATCTCCGCCGAACTGATCGAGGCCGGGCTTCGGGAGGTGTTCGACGCCGACTTCTACGCTGCCGCGACGCGCGACGCCGAGGTCCACGCCGGCGATCCGTTCGTCGTCGAGGCCGGCATCGCCTACGGGGGCGAACTCGCTTCTGAAGGCTCGGTCGACCTCCTGCGCTTCGCCAACCGGGTCCCGCTGGTGTATCAGCAGGGTGCCTGTGCGATCACGGGCGTCGTCAAGGGCATCGGGTGGCGGAACTACGGACTGGACCAGCCCGGCGGGTCGGGCATCCCGAAGGGACCCGCGGTCGTCATGGTCCACGTCGCCTCGACGAACGTCCCCTTCACCAGCGAATCGAAGGACGCCGTCGCGAACGTCCCCGACATCGAGGACGAGGTCGAACTCGCGATCCGCGAGGCCGCCCGGGAGTTGAAGTCGTATCTCAACCGCCGGCGGTCGATGCAGAAACGCCGGAAGAAACAGGAAGTCCTCGGCAAGATCCTCCCGGAGATGGCCGACAAGCTCTCCGAGGTGACGGGTCGGGAGCGGCCGAACATCGACGGCGCGCTCGCCCGCATCATGAACAACGTCAGCGTCGAACGCGTCGTCGAGGGTGAGACGGTGACGCTCGTCGTCGAGAACCACTCGAGTCGGGCGGAAGCGCCCGAGATCACGGACATCCTCTCGGCCGAGCCCGGCGACGTCAACGGCGACGCGCAGGTGATCGACCTCGATGGCGAGTGGTTCGTGAAGTGGTCCCCGTCCGTCCCGGCGGGCGAGACAGCGGAGTTGCGCTACACCCTCCCCGAGGACACCGACTTCGACATCGACGTCGACGGCATCGAGCGGGAGAAACTCACGGTGAACACGTAA
- a CDS encoding CDGSH iron-sulfur domain-containing protein: protein MARETTHEATGPLRLDEAALAANGGSVLLCRCGLSAAYPFCDGSHEATHDEAERTLYRYDGDDTERHEISAVVAVDGDGAREVVSVLTDDVDGAEETDDSASTEGMELDRTGEDR, encoded by the coding sequence ATGGCTCGTGAGACGACGCACGAGGCGACCGGACCGCTCCGACTCGACGAGGCAGCCCTCGCAGCGAACGGTGGCTCCGTTTTGCTCTGTCGGTGCGGGCTCTCGGCGGCGTATCCGTTCTGTGACGGCTCTCACGAGGCGACTCACGACGAGGCCGAGAGGACGCTGTACCGGTACGACGGCGACGACACCGAGCGCCACGAGATCAGCGCGGTGGTCGCGGTCGACGGCGACGGCGCCCGGGAGGTCGTCTCGGTGCTCACCGACGACGTGGACGGCGCGGAAGAAACGGACGATTCGGCCTCGACAGAGGGGATGGAACTCGACCGGACGGGCGAGGACCGTTAG
- a CDS encoding DNA topoisomerase IV subunit A, whose translation MSQTKLEDELARERLIDLAAEFYDQFAGGEVPEMTLPTRTKSNIQYDEASKVWTYGDRTSTRSANSVRGARKLLKAAYTIEFLARQLEEGRSSTLRELYYLSESWDSEEAHFSDQDESNQLVEDLEIVSHVTREDFHMRPEESGATLMGPLRLREQTRRGEREIHCQEDVGEGGYQIPNNPDTIEFLDHDIDFVLCVETGGMRDRLVENGFDEAYNVMVVHLKGQPARATRRITKRLHDELGLPVVVFTDGDPWSYRIFGSVAYGSIKSAHLSEYLATPEAEFVGIQPQDIVDYDLPTDPLSDSDVNALQSELDDPRFMTDYWVEQIELQLEIEKKAEQQALASRGLDFVTDTYLPERLDEMGVI comes from the coding sequence ATGTCTCAGACGAAACTCGAAGACGAGCTGGCGCGCGAGCGCCTCATCGACCTGGCGGCGGAGTTTTACGACCAGTTCGCGGGCGGGGAGGTCCCCGAGATGACCCTCCCCACGCGGACGAAGAGCAACATCCAGTACGACGAGGCGTCGAAGGTGTGGACGTACGGCGACCGCACCTCGACGCGGTCGGCCAACTCCGTCCGGGGCGCGCGCAAGCTCCTCAAGGCGGCGTACACCATCGAGTTCCTCGCCCGGCAGCTCGAGGAGGGCCGCTCGTCGACCCTGCGTGAGCTGTACTACCTCTCGGAGTCGTGGGACTCCGAGGAGGCACACTTCTCCGACCAAGACGAGTCCAACCAGCTGGTCGAAGACCTCGAGATCGTCTCGCACGTCACCCGTGAGGACTTCCACATGCGGCCCGAGGAGTCGGGGGCGACGCTGATGGGGCCGCTTCGACTGCGAGAACAGACCCGTCGCGGCGAGCGCGAGATCCACTGCCAGGAGGACGTCGGCGAGGGTGGCTACCAGATCCCCAACAACCCCGACACGATCGAGTTCCTCGACCACGACATCGACTTCGTCCTCTGTGTGGAGACCGGTGGGATGCGCGACCGCCTGGTCGAGAACGGCTTCGACGAGGCGTACAACGTCATGGTGGTCCACCTCAAGGGACAGCCAGCGCGGGCGACCCGGCGCATCACCAAGCGGCTCCACGACGAACTCGGCCTCCCAGTCGTGGTGTTCACTGACGGCGATCCGTGGAGCTACCGCATCTTCGGTTCCGTCGCCTACGGCTCGATCAAGTCCGCGCACCTCTCGGAGTACCTCGCCACCCCCGAGGCCGAGTTCGTCGGCATCCAGCCGCAGGACATCGTCGACTACGACCTCCCCACCGATCCCCTCTCCGACTCAGACGTCAACGCCCTCCAGTCCGAACTCGATGACCCCCGGTTCATGACCGACTACTGGGTCGAACAGATCGAACTCCAGCTGGAGATCGAGAAGAAGGCCGAACAGCAGGCGCTGGCCTCCCGGGGGCTGGACTTCGTGACGGACACCTACCTCCCCGAGCGACTCGACGAGATGGGCGTCATCTAA
- a CDS encoding MBL fold metallo-hydrolase, with the protein MSVRHDGLAVEWFGYATVRIETPDGFVAYLDPGRYGVLTGEWTAPSASAEGAHPAPIDYHARDADLVCVTHGHHYDSDGVERVAGEDATLVVHEAVDADEIDRDVVPPEELPYEVVRVNDDDHRVVTGPGGEVDVWTVAAYNEPEGPYARPDDSVVHPRGEGCGYLLSLDGTTVFWPGDSDAHDDFSRLSVSLFLANISGSVCMDRHDAADLAETLDPDLVLPVHYNTLDFLEADSAAFATDVAKRGIPIVLDER; encoded by the coding sequence ATGAGCGTTCGTCACGACGGTCTCGCCGTGGAGTGGTTCGGCTACGCGACGGTCAGGATCGAGACGCCGGACGGGTTCGTCGCCTACCTCGACCCCGGGCGGTACGGCGTTCTCACAGGTGAGTGGACGGCCCCCTCGGCGTCTGCCGAGGGGGCCCATCCCGCCCCGATCGACTACCACGCCCGCGACGCCGACCTCGTCTGTGTCACTCACGGCCACCACTACGACTCCGACGGCGTCGAGCGCGTCGCGGGCGAGGACGCGACGCTCGTCGTCCACGAGGCGGTCGACGCGGACGAGATCGACCGCGACGTGGTCCCGCCCGAGGAGCTCCCCTACGAGGTCGTCCGTGTGAACGACGACGACCACCGGGTCGTCACGGGGCCGGGCGGGGAGGTCGACGTCTGGACCGTCGCGGCCTACAACGAGCCCGAGGGGCCGTACGCGCGCCCCGACGACTCCGTGGTCCACCCGCGGGGTGAGGGCTGTGGCTATCTCCTGTCGCTCGACGGGACGACGGTGTTCTGGCCGGGCGACTCGGACGCCCACGACGACTTCTCGCGGCTGTCCGTCTCGCTCTTCCTCGCCAACATCTCGGGGTCCGTCTGTATGGACCGCCACGACGCGGCGGACCTCGCCGAGACGCTGGACCCAGACCTCGTCCTGCCGGTCCACTACAACACGCTCGACTTCCTCGAAGCCGACTCCGCCGCGTTCGCGACGGACGTGGCGAAACGCGGGATTCCGATCGTCCTGGACGAGCGCTGA